A region of Flavobacteriales bacterium DNA encodes the following proteins:
- the rplT gene encoding 50S ribosomal protein L20 has translation MPRAKNRVASRARRKKILKQTKGYFGRRKNVYTVAKNALEKGLAYAYRDRRQKKRNFRSLWIQRINAGARQYGMSYSEFIGKVNKANISLNRKVLADLAMNHPEAFKAVVDAVK, from the coding sequence ATGCCAAGAGCAAAAAACAGAGTAGCGAGTAGAGCTCGTAGAAAAAAAATTCTAAAACAAACCAAAGGTTATTTTGGAAGAAGAAAGAATGTATATACAGTAGCTAAAAATGCTTTAGAAAAAGGTTTAGCGTATGCATACCGCGATAGAAGACAAAAGAAAAGAAACTTTAGATCTTTATGGATTCAACGTATCAATGCAGGAGCTAGACAATACGGTATGAGTTATTCTGAATTTATCGGAAAAGTAAACAAAGCGAATATTTCTTTAAATAGAAAGGTTTTAGCTGATTTAGCAATGAATCACCCTGAAGCTTTTAAAGCAGTAGTTGACGCCGTTAAATAA
- a CDS encoding response regulator transcription factor, producing MAKKILLVDDETDILDLIKYNLEKEGFDVKIANNGKTAIDIASSFVPDLILLDVMMPEMDGVETCIELRKNSKLKQVIIAFLTARGEDYSQIAGFEAGADDYITKPIKPRVLVSKVKALLRRTEQEHVETLGSSKLSIDEERYVVLCEGSEIVLPKKEFELLKLLLSKPGNVFTRDNIFTAVWGNDAVVGERTIDVHIRKLREKIGDNYISTIKGVGYKLILED from the coding sequence ATGGCCAAAAAAATTTTATTAGTGGATGATGAAACGGATATTCTAGACTTAATAAAATATAATTTAGAAAAAGAGGGATTTGATGTAAAAATAGCTAATAATGGAAAAACAGCTATTGATATAGCCAGTTCATTTGTGCCTGATTTGATATTGTTGGATGTTATGATGCCCGAAATGGACGGTGTTGAAACTTGCATAGAACTGAGAAAAAATAGCAAGTTAAAACAGGTTATTATTGCTTTTCTAACGGCAAGAGGAGAAGATTATTCACAAATTGCTGGTTTTGAAGCAGGAGCTGATGACTATATTACTAAGCCAATAAAGCCTAGGGTATTGGTCAGTAAAGTGAAGGCTTTATTAAGAAGAACAGAGCAAGAGCATGTTGAAACATTGGGATCTTCTAAATTATCAATCGACGAAGAACGTTATGTGGTGTTGTGTGAAGGAAGTGAGATTGTATTGCCCAAAAAAGAATTTGAATTACTAAAATTATTATTGTCTAAGCCTGGGAATGTGTTTACACGTGACAATATCTTTACTGCTGTATGGGGAAATGATGCGGTGGTTGGAGAAAGAACAATTGATGTACACATTAGAAAACTAAGAGAAAAAATAGGAGACAATTATATTTCAACAATAAAAGGAGTTGGTTATAAATTAATCTTAGAAGATTAA
- a CDS encoding archaemetzincin, with the protein MKQLFILILIISSFSCIKNQPKKVGLQPFNSFSKEILDSITLSIENTYDFKVYLLPQKKLPKTAFTTVKTPRYRADSILRFLKHSQPDSIDYVLGLTHHDISTTKRDAQGAIKQPEYKYKDWGVFGLGYVAGPSAIVSTFRYKKSTPSLFIERIQKICVHELGHNLGLPHCESGQACVMQDAAESIKTIDNVDNILCSSCKRKINLH; encoded by the coding sequence ATGAAACAACTTTTTATTCTAATCCTTATTATAAGCAGTTTTTCCTGCATTAAAAATCAACCGAAAAAAGTTGGTCTTCAACCATTCAATTCTTTTTCAAAAGAAATTTTAGACTCAATTACCCTTTCTATTGAAAACACCTATGATTTTAAAGTCTATTTACTTCCCCAAAAAAAGCTTCCAAAAACGGCCTTTACAACTGTCAAAACACCTCGATATCGAGCAGACTCAATACTTCGCTTCTTAAAACATTCCCAACCAGATAGTATCGACTATGTTTTAGGGTTAACACACCATGACATTTCTACCACCAAACGGGATGCTCAAGGAGCTATAAAACAACCTGAATACAAATACAAAGATTGGGGAGTTTTTGGGTTGGGTTATGTTGCAGGACCTAGCGCTATTGTTTCAACTTTCAGGTATAAAAAATCTACTCCATCCTTGTTCATTGAACGTATTCAAAAAATTTGCGTTCATGAACTGGGGCACAATTTAGGTTTACCACATTGTGAATCTGGTCAAGCTTGTGTAATGCAAGATGCTGCTGAATCCATAAAAACAATTGACAATGTCGACAATATTTTATGTTCTTCCTGTAAGCGTAAAATAAATCTCCATTAA
- the mvaD gene encoding diphosphomevalonate decarboxylase, with amino-acid sequence MVEARYIFNQEDKELERGEVTWKSPSNIALVKYWGKKENQIPANPSISFTLSNCYTLTTIKYEPSTSLAFKVFVDGKREEGFEPKIATFFKRIEKYVPFINRLKLEIHTQNTFPHSSGIASSASGLSALALCVLSIERALSSSMEASFFKEKASFLARLGSGSACRSVYPELVVWGENKSFRGSSDLVAVPFDGAHEVFKDFQDTILLVDKGQKVVSSTVGHDLMHGHPFSAQRFSQAHENMEQLKLALKEGDLKTFTQLVESEALTLHAMMMTSNPYFILMKPNTLKIIEKVWEYRAKHDLNLTITLDAGANVHLLYPKSETAQAMELIKGTLVDFCENKGYICDEVGTGSEEIVN; translated from the coding sequence ATGGTAGAAGCAAGATATATTTTTAATCAAGAAGATAAAGAATTAGAAAGAGGGGAAGTAACATGGAAGAGTCCTTCTAATATTGCATTAGTAAAGTATTGGGGAAAAAAGGAAAATCAAATTCCAGCAAACCCTTCCATTAGCTTTACATTAAGCAATTGTTATACATTGACAACCATAAAGTATGAACCATCAACATCATTAGCCTTTAAGGTTTTTGTTGATGGGAAACGAGAGGAGGGGTTCGAACCTAAAATCGCAACATTTTTTAAGCGTATTGAAAAATATGTGCCTTTCATTAATCGGTTAAAGTTAGAAATACACACTCAAAATACATTTCCCCATAGTAGTGGAATAGCATCTTCAGCTTCAGGCCTAAGTGCATTGGCATTGTGTGTTTTGTCCATTGAAAGAGCATTGAGTTCTTCTATGGAAGCGTCTTTTTTTAAGGAAAAAGCATCTTTTTTAGCGCGTTTAGGGTCAGGTAGTGCCTGTCGTTCTGTTTATCCAGAGTTAGTAGTATGGGGAGAAAATAAATCGTTTAGAGGAAGCTCTGATTTAGTCGCTGTTCCATTTGACGGTGCGCATGAAGTGTTTAAAGACTTTCAGGATACAATATTATTGGTCGATAAGGGTCAAAAAGTGGTAAGTAGCACAGTTGGACATGATTTAATGCATGGTCACCCATTTTCAGCACAACGATTTTCTCAAGCTCATGAAAATATGGAGCAATTAAAGCTGGCACTAAAAGAAGGTGATTTAAAAACGTTTACCCAACTTGTAGAGTCTGAAGCATTAACGCTACATGCGATGATGATGACCTCTAACCCTTATTTTATTTTGATGAAACCCAATACCCTTAAGATCATTGAAAAGGTGTGGGAATATAGAGCAAAACACGATTTAAATTTAACCATTACGCTTGATGCAGGAGCAAATGTTCATTTATTGTATCCTAAAAGTGAAACGGCACAGGCTATGGAATTAATAAAAGGTACTTTGGTTGACTTTTGTGAAAACAAAGGATATATTTGTGATGAAGTAGGAACAGGAAGTGAAGAAATCGTTAATTAG
- the rpmI gene encoding 50S ribosomal protein L35: MPKMKTKSSAKKRFKFTGSGKIKRKHAFKSHILTKKAKKQKRNLTKSGLVHKSDVKNIKVQLCA, from the coding sequence ATGCCAAAGATGAAAACAAAATCTAGTGCCAAAAAACGTTTTAAGTTTACTGGTTCTGGAAAAATTAAAAGAAAGCACGCTTTTAAAAGCCACATCTTAACTAAGAAAGCTAAGAAACAAAAGAGAAATTTGACTAAGTCTGGATTAGTTCACAAATCAGATGTGAAAAACATTAAAGTACAGTTGTGTGCTTAA
- the thrS gene encoding threonine--tRNA ligase gives MINVTLPDGSKRSYEAGVTSWDVAKSISEGLARNVLAAEVNGEVWDLTRELTEDSTVSLLSWKDKEGKSTMWHSSAHLMAEALEFYFPGIKLAIGPPIENGFYYDVDFGEHEIHEKDLKKLEDKMLELARQKNEYIRKSVGKSEAIAYFEEKQDPYKLELLEDLQDGDITFYTQGNFTDLCRGPHLPHTGYIKAVKLMSIAGAYWRGDEKNKQLTRIYGITFPKAKELKEYLVLLEEAKKRDHRKIGKELDLFTFSQRVGQGLPMWLPKGAALRERLIEFMKKTQTQAGYEPVVTPHIGHKDLYVCSGHYEKYGEDSFQSIKTPHEGEEFLLKPMNCPHHCEVFKARPKSYKDLPVRYAEFGTVYRYEQSGELHGLTRVRGFTQDDAHVFCRPDQVEDEFKSVIDIILYVFKALEFNDFTAQISLRHKTDREKYIGSEENWDKAEQAIINATKEKGLNTVVEYDEAAFYGPKLDFMVKDALGRSWQLGTIQVDYNLPERFELEYVGADNQKHRPVMIHRAPFGSLERFIAVLIEHTAGKFPLWLNPEQISVLPISDKYNEYAKEVLNLLNNYDIRGIVDERNETMGKKIRDAEVNRIPYMLIVGEEEAKSKTVAVRKQGEGDLGSFSLEEFAKLIQKEIDEKLVQE, from the coding sequence ATGATAAACGTAACGTTGCCAGATGGTAGCAAACGTTCTTATGAAGCCGGAGTGACTTCATGGGATGTTGCTAAAAGTATTAGTGAAGGTCTAGCAAGAAATGTGCTTGCAGCAGAAGTGAATGGAGAAGTATGGGATTTGACCCGTGAACTGACCGAAGACTCGACCGTTAGCTTACTTTCGTGGAAAGATAAAGAGGGGAAGTCAACGATGTGGCATAGTTCTGCTCACTTAATGGCAGAAGCGCTAGAATTTTATTTTCCTGGTATTAAACTAGCAATAGGACCTCCAATTGAAAATGGATTCTATTATGATGTTGATTTTGGAGAGCATGAAATTCATGAAAAAGACTTAAAGAAACTAGAAGATAAAATGCTCGAACTTGCTCGTCAAAAAAACGAGTATATAAGAAAGTCAGTTGGAAAGTCAGAAGCGATTGCTTATTTTGAAGAAAAGCAAGATCCATATAAGTTAGAGTTATTGGAAGACTTACAAGATGGAGACATTACTTTCTATACACAAGGGAACTTTACAGATTTATGTAGAGGTCCTCATTTACCGCATACAGGTTATATTAAAGCTGTTAAGTTAATGAGTATTGCTGGAGCTTATTGGAGGGGTGATGAAAAAAATAAGCAGTTAACTCGTATTTATGGTATTACTTTTCCTAAGGCCAAAGAGCTGAAAGAATATTTAGTATTATTAGAAGAAGCAAAGAAAAGAGATCATAGAAAAATAGGTAAAGAATTAGATTTATTTACTTTTTCTCAGCGTGTAGGGCAGGGGTTGCCGATGTGGTTGCCAAAGGGAGCTGCTTTAAGAGAGCGTCTTATTGAATTTATGAAGAAGACGCAGACACAAGCAGGTTATGAACCAGTTGTTACACCACATATTGGCCATAAAGATCTATATGTGTGTTCTGGGCATTATGAAAAATATGGAGAAGATTCTTTCCAATCGATAAAGACACCACATGAGGGAGAAGAGTTTCTATTGAAGCCTATGAATTGTCCTCATCATTGTGAAGTTTTTAAAGCGAGACCAAAATCGTATAAAGATTTACCAGTTAGATATGCTGAGTTTGGAACAGTTTATCGTTATGAACAAAGTGGTGAATTGCATGGGTTAACAAGGGTAAGAGGTTTTACTCAAGATGATGCACACGTTTTTTGTCGTCCAGATCAAGTAGAAGATGAGTTTAAGAGTGTTATTGATATTATTTTATATGTGTTTAAAGCATTAGAGTTTAACGATTTTACAGCTCAAATTTCCTTAAGACACAAAACAGATAGAGAGAAATATATTGGTTCTGAAGAAAACTGGGATAAAGCTGAACAAGCTATTATCAATGCTACTAAAGAAAAAGGGCTAAATACAGTTGTTGAATATGATGAAGCTGCATTCTATGGCCCTAAATTGGATTTTATGGTAAAGGATGCTTTGGGAAGAAGCTGGCAGTTAGGAACCATTCAAGTAGATTATAATTTACCAGAGCGTTTTGAATTAGAGTATGTAGGCGCTGATAATCAAAAGCATAGACCAGTAATGATTCATAGAGCTCCTTTTGGTTCGCTAGAAAGGTTTATTGCTGTATTGATTGAACATACTGCAGGAAAGTTCCCATTATGGTTGAATCCTGAACAAATTTCAGTCTTACCAATTAGCGATAAATACAACGAATATGCAAAAGAAGTTTTAAATTTGCTAAATAATTACGATATTCGCGGAATTGTTGATGAACGAAACGAGACAATGGGTAAGAAAATTAGAGATGCTGAGGTAAACAGAATCCCTTATATGCTTATTGTAGGAGAAGAAGAGGCGAAGTCGAAAACTGTAGCTGTTCGTAAGCAAGGAGAAGGAGATTTAGGGAGCTTTTCATTAGAAGAGTTTGCTAAATTGATTCAAAAAGAAATAGATGAAAAATTAGTTCAAGAGTAG
- the gshB gene encoding glutathione synthase translates to MKICFIMYPWEEVDPKKDSTLILIHECVKRGHTVAMATPANLTIRDSLTMAQTKVFKKDQEVKTNLSSFYKNAQLSEKMLPLEGFDVIFMRANPPIDPLVLNFLDSVKNNVFLVNSIRGLREANNKIYTASYYDPKREIIPATYVSKNINYLKSIIKENEGSKMILKPLNGYGGKGVIVLEKSAMQNISSLLDFYISGQEGKQSNYVILQDYVEGADKGDVRVLMLHDQPIGAIRRVPAEGDARSNLSAGGHVAKHYLTKEEKELCRRIGKKLVADGIYFSGLDLIGGKLIEVNVMSPGGIGDINKLYKVKIQKDIINYLEEQVKSEYTLSIRKQEHRKIVDNA, encoded by the coding sequence ATGAAAATATGTTTCATCATGTACCCTTGGGAAGAGGTAGACCCCAAAAAAGATTCTACATTAATTCTAATACATGAATGTGTAAAAAGAGGACATACTGTAGCTATGGCTACACCTGCTAATCTTACTATTAGGGATAGCCTCACGATGGCTCAAACAAAGGTTTTTAAAAAAGACCAAGAAGTAAAGACCAACCTATCTAGCTTTTATAAAAACGCACAACTTTCTGAGAAAATGTTACCCTTAGAAGGTTTTGATGTTATTTTTATGAGAGCCAATCCCCCAATTGACCCATTAGTTTTAAACTTTTTGGATTCAGTTAAGAACAATGTCTTCCTTGTTAACAGCATTAGAGGACTGAGAGAGGCGAACAATAAAATATATACTGCTTCGTATTACGATCCCAAAAGAGAGATTATTCCAGCTACTTATGTTTCAAAAAACATTAATTACCTTAAAAGCATCATCAAAGAGAATGAAGGCAGTAAAATGATCTTAAAGCCTCTTAATGGATATGGTGGAAAAGGAGTAATCGTATTAGAAAAAAGTGCAATGCAAAACATTAGCTCTTTACTTGACTTTTATATTAGTGGACAAGAAGGAAAACAGTCTAACTATGTGATTTTACAAGATTATGTAGAAGGTGCTGACAAAGGAGACGTTAGAGTATTGATGTTACATGACCAACCAATTGGTGCTATTAGAAGAGTGCCAGCAGAAGGTGATGCACGTTCAAACTTATCAGCGGGTGGACATGTAGCGAAACATTACCTTACAAAAGAAGAAAAAGAATTGTGTAGAAGAATAGGGAAAAAACTTGTTGCTGACGGGATATACTTTTCTGGATTGGACTTAATTGGAGGAAAACTCATTGAAGTAAATGTAATGAGTCCAGGAGGAATTGGAGACATTAATAAATTATATAAAGTCAAAATACAAAAAGACATCATTAACTACCTAGAAGAACAAGTGAAGAGCGAATACACGCTCTCAATACGAAAACAAGAACACCGTAAAATAGTTGATAATGCTTAG
- a CDS encoding flavohemoglobin expression-modulating QEGLA motif protein, which yields MLSLSVEEIIKKINRKEVFEARTNDNSFQIKINRYVPYVCTAIHAGGNLRPELKEKAALNDYERWYEEDPYTDEFIAALPITLVGNDSRYEYDLNRAPESCIFEEAWGKKVWTKPLTKGERQVSLKKHTNYYRVTYALIKKLEELFDGCVVYDMHSYNFRRWERKVPVFNIGAEKVDPKFKEHIISWNKELESITIPEIETTSAIDDVFKGRGYNLAFITKHFDKTLVLATEVKKIYCDELEGIGYPNVIKSLKSSLKQAILNHANAFALSTTNWQSKRKSTLLDNQIDPEVLKIDQQLYEIVKNFELLQFVNPINIEKEKKAFFKSKYTINPTFKYRPIKIDPYLLKRKLYAIKADRIEDIEIQKMYETTISAYADKIDLLATIGTKRFLYNSLGYFGSPSDKDLRNARYLMSLPQIPDERKTGKKLTAIDAKKAFEESFDFYGFKANVGISKDLAAEAMVLNQQKKVLVKENALFSQKELDFLVHHEIGVHMVTTMNSNLQPIKLFNVGTPVNTYTQEGLAVLSEYLSGNLTLKRLRVLALRVICIDMMVKKSDFKTIFNYITSEYNIDRDDAFMIITRVFRGGGFTKDYLYLKGFAHFYKLWNSGYDLTPLLIGKTSIKNYNTIVEMMERKLIRRPEFISEALLNPNTQKNGTILEYIVNGLI from the coding sequence ATGCTTAGTCTTTCTGTTGAAGAAATTATAAAAAAAATAAACCGAAAAGAAGTTTTTGAGGCCAGAACTAATGACAATTCTTTTCAAATAAAAATAAACCGCTACGTCCCTTATGTTTGTACAGCTATCCATGCTGGAGGAAATTTAAGGCCAGAATTAAAAGAGAAAGCTGCTTTAAATGATTACGAAAGATGGTATGAGGAAGATCCTTATACTGATGAATTTATTGCAGCTCTTCCTATTACTTTAGTTGGTAATGACTCGCGTTATGAATACGACTTAAACAGAGCTCCTGAAAGTTGTATTTTTGAAGAAGCTTGGGGTAAAAAAGTTTGGACTAAGCCATTAACCAAAGGAGAGCGCCAGGTTTCTTTAAAAAAACACACCAACTATTATCGGGTAACTTACGCTTTGATTAAAAAATTAGAGGAATTATTTGATGGCTGTGTGGTTTACGACATGCACTCTTATAATTTCAGAAGATGGGAAAGAAAGGTTCCTGTTTTTAATATTGGAGCCGAAAAGGTTGATCCAAAATTTAAAGAACATATAATCTCTTGGAATAAAGAACTTGAGTCTATTACAATTCCTGAAATCGAAACGACATCTGCTATAGATGATGTTTTTAAAGGAAGAGGCTATAATTTAGCTTTTATTACTAAACATTTTGACAAAACTTTAGTCCTAGCAACTGAAGTCAAAAAAATATACTGTGATGAACTAGAGGGTATTGGCTATCCTAATGTGATTAAATCACTTAAAAGTTCTCTCAAACAAGCTATCCTAAACCATGCTAATGCTTTTGCCTTGTCTACCACCAATTGGCAATCTAAACGTAAAAGCACGTTACTAGACAACCAAATTGATCCTGAGGTTCTTAAAATTGACCAACAATTATACGAGATTGTTAAAAATTTTGAGCTTTTACAATTTGTTAACCCTATTAACATCGAAAAAGAGAAAAAAGCTTTCTTTAAGAGTAAGTATACTATTAATCCTACTTTTAAATATCGTCCAATAAAAATTGACCCCTATTTATTAAAAAGAAAGTTATATGCCATCAAAGCTGATAGGATTGAAGACATCGAAATTCAAAAGATGTACGAAACTACAATTAGTGCATACGCAGATAAAATTGATTTATTAGCAACCATTGGCACTAAACGCTTCTTATACAATTCTCTAGGATATTTTGGTAGCCCTAGTGACAAAGATTTAAGAAATGCGCGTTACTTAATGAGCCTGCCTCAAATTCCTGATGAACGAAAAACAGGAAAAAAACTAACAGCTATTGATGCTAAAAAAGCTTTTGAAGAAAGCTTTGATTTTTATGGTTTTAAAGCAAATGTAGGAATCAGTAAAGATTTAGCCGCTGAAGCCATGGTTTTAAATCAGCAAAAAAAAGTACTTGTTAAAGAAAATGCGCTGTTTAGCCAGAAAGAGTTAGACTTTTTAGTGCATCATGAAATTGGAGTACACATGGTAACTACCATGAACTCTAACCTACAACCGATAAAACTTTTCAATGTTGGAACCCCAGTGAATACCTATACCCAAGAAGGTCTGGCTGTTCTTTCTGAGTACTTATCTGGAAATTTAACATTGAAACGACTAAGAGTTTTGGCTCTACGAGTGATTTGTATTGACATGATGGTTAAAAAGAGTGATTTTAAGACTATTTTCAATTACATCACTAGTGAGTACAATATTGATAGAGATGATGCCTTTATGATCATTACTCGAGTTTTTAGAGGTGGTGGTTTTACAAAAGATTATTTGTATCTAAAAGGTTTTGCTCATTTTTACAAATTATGGAATAGTGGCTACGATTTAACTCCTTTATTAATTGGAAAGACCTCTATCAAAAACTACAACACCATTGTAGAAATGATGGAAAGAAAACTCATTAGGCGTCCTGAGTTTATTTCTGAAGCACTACTTAATCCTAACACTCAAAAAAATGGTACCATCCTTGAATATATTGTGAATGGGTTAATATAA
- the infC gene encoding translation initiation factor IF-3: MRPRRKNNYRGRVVKQDQHRINERIRVPEVRLVGEGVEPAIYPTQKALQLAQEQELDLVEISPNAKPPVCKIIDYKKYLYEQKKRQKELKSKQTKVVIKEIRFGPNTDDHDFEFKLKHAINFLKDGAKLKAYVFFKGRTIVFKERGEILLLRFAQALEEYATVEQMPQLNGKRMIMLFAPKKKNK, translated from the coding sequence ATTAGACCAAGAAGAAAAAATAACTACAGAGGAAGAGTTGTCAAACAAGATCAACATCGAATCAATGAACGTATTCGAGTTCCTGAAGTTCGTTTAGTAGGAGAAGGTGTTGAACCTGCAATATATCCTACTCAGAAAGCCTTACAATTAGCTCAAGAACAAGAGTTAGATTTGGTAGAGATTTCACCTAATGCAAAGCCTCCTGTTTGTAAGATAATTGACTACAAAAAATATTTATACGAACAAAAGAAGCGTCAGAAAGAGTTGAAGTCTAAACAAACGAAAGTTGTCATTAAAGAGATTCGTTTTGGACCTAATACAGATGACCATGATTTTGAATTTAAGTTAAAACATGCGATTAACTTTCTTAAAGATGGAGCAAAGTTAAAAGCTTATGTGTTTTTTAAAGGTCGTACAATTGTTTTTAAAGAAAGAGGAGAGATCTTATTGTTAAGATTTGCTCAAGCTTTAGAGGAGTATGCTACTGTAGAGCAAATGCCTCAGTTAAATGGAAAGCGTATGATTATGCTTTTCGCACCTAAGAAGAAAAATAAGTAA
- a CDS encoding histidinol phosphatase: MGFFKKIFGGKKDELREPADISGLKVDIHSHLIPGIDDGAKTMEETIELLKSFQELGYQKVITTPHVMSDYYKNTPEIILSGLKKVREAKIKAQLTIEVEAAAEYNLDADFESLIDQGNLLTFGENYVLFELPFFQEPPMLNDIIWKLQTQGYTPVLAHVERYAFWFDNWEKIQEIKDRGVLFQLNINSLTGHYGPEVKKMAEKLIDNNYINFIGSDCHNMNHFSLTQKALTLPYFHKIIHAENILNKTL, translated from the coding sequence GTGGGGTTTTTTAAGAAAATATTTGGAGGAAAGAAAGATGAATTGAGGGAACCTGCAGATATTTCAGGACTAAAAGTAGATATACATTCCCATTTAATTCCAGGAATCGATGATGGTGCTAAGACAATGGAGGAAACAATAGAATTGTTGAAGTCCTTCCAGGAGTTAGGCTATCAAAAAGTAATCACTACACCACATGTTATGAGTGATTATTATAAAAATACTCCGGAAATTATTCTAAGCGGTTTAAAAAAAGTTCGAGAAGCTAAAATAAAAGCACAATTAACCATTGAGGTAGAAGCTGCTGCTGAATACAATTTAGATGCTGATTTTGAAAGTTTAATTGATCAGGGGAATTTATTAACCTTTGGTGAAAACTATGTTTTATTTGAGTTGCCTTTTTTTCAAGAACCTCCAATGTTGAATGACATTATATGGAAACTGCAAACTCAGGGATATACGCCTGTTCTTGCCCATGTAGAACGTTATGCTTTTTGGTTTGATAACTGGGAAAAGATACAGGAAATAAAAGATAGAGGAGTATTGTTTCAGTTAAATATTAATTCATTAACAGGGCACTATGGTCCTGAGGTAAAAAAAATGGCAGAAAAGTTAATAGATAATAACTACATTAACTTTATTGGTTCAGATTGTCATAATATGAATCACTTTTCATTAACCCAAAAAGCATTAACGTTACCTTATTTCCACAAAATTATTCATGCTGAAAATATATTGAATAAGACACTATGA